The following coding sequences are from one Gadus morhua chromosome 10, gadMor3.0, whole genome shotgun sequence window:
- the LOC115552148 gene encoding fibrinogen-like protein 1, translated as MAGRTCLIVGVMLLAAAAPALAQDPASCAEELLLVQARERYLKYRVERQEALLNRLQLLCNKDPPQRDCADVFTSGSKTSGLYAIRPLGSPAPVQAYCDMSDGGGWTVVQRRIDGSELFNRSWTEYKNGFGDKSEEFWFGNDILHYLTDQGSYSVRINLGDFEGSQSYAEYNDFKVGPEESDYLLSFGAYSGTAGDALSGNYRTGVSLWASHQGAKFTTYDRDNDNLAWGNCAQEDKGGWWFNRCHSAHLNGLYYPSGPYSAVTDDGIVWVTWRGWWYSLKTTVMKLRPADFKEDPSTT; from the exons ATGGCAGGCCGGACATGCCTCATCGTAGGAGTGATGCTGTTGGCAGCTGCAGCCCCAGCTCTGGCT caagATCCAGCCAGTTGTGCCGAGGAGCTGCTCCTGGTTCAGGCACGGGAGAGGTACCTGAAGTACCGAGTGGAGAGACAGGAGGCTCTCCTGAACAGGCTGCAGTTGCTGTGCAACAAGGACCCCCCTCAGAGAG ATTGCGCAGATGTGTTCACCTCTGGTTCCAAAACCAGCGGTCTCTACGCCATCCGGCCATTGGGCAGCCCGGCGCCGGTGCAAGCCTACTGCGACATGAGTGACGGGGGGGGATGGACGGTCGTACAGAGACGGATCGACGGCTCGGAGCTCTTCAACAG GTCGTGGACTGAGTATAAGAATGGCTTTGGAGACAAGTCTGAAGAGTTCTGGTTTGGAAACGACATCCTACATTACCTCACAGACCAAG GGAGCTACTCTGTGAGGATCAACCTGGGAGACTTTGAGGGCAGCCAAAGCTACGCTGAGTACAATGACTTCAAAGTGGGACCTGAGGAG AGCGACTACCTGCTGTCCTTCGGTGCCTACTCGGGCACGGCCGGAGACGCGCTGTCTGGCAACTACCGGACGGGCGTGTCACTTTGGGCCAGCCACCAGGGGGCGAAGTTCACCACGTACGACCGGGACAACGACAACCTCGCCTGGGGGAATTGTGCCCAAGAGGACAAGGGAGGCTGGTGGTTCAATCG GTGCCATTCAGCCCATCTTAACGGACTCTACTACCCGAGTGGTCCCTACAGCGCTGTCACTGACGACGGCATTGTATGGGTCACCTGGAGAGGCTGGTGGTATTCTCTCAAGACCACCGTCATGAAGCTGCGACCCGCTGACTTCAAAGAGGACCCCTCAACGACCTGA
- the LOC115552658 gene encoding fibrinogen-like protein 1: MAGRTCLIVGVMLLAAAAPALATPDSCAEELALLEARERFLKSRVQKQEVLLNRLQLLSRPQTPHKDQTPAQGDPAAGDPPRRDCADVFTSGSNSSGLYRLRPRGSPAPVQAYCDMSDGGGWTVVQRRIDGSELFNRSWTEYKNGFGDKSEEFWFGNDILHYLTDQGSYSVRINLGDFEGSQSYAEYNDFKVGPEESDYLLSFGAYSGTAGDALSGNYRTGVSLWASHQGAKFTTYDRDNDNLAWGNCAQEDKGGWWFNRCHSAHLNGLYYPSGPYSAVTDDGIVWVTWRGWWYSLKTTVMKLRPADFKEDPSTT; the protein is encoded by the exons ATGGCAGGCCGGACATGCCTCATCGTAGGAGTGATGCTGTTGGCAGCTGCAGCCCCAGCTCTGGCT aCTCCAGACAGTTGTGCCGAGGAGCTGGCCCTGCTTGAGGCACGGGAGCGGTTCCTGAAGAGCCGAGTGCAGAAACAGGAGGTTCTCCTGAACAGGTTGCAGCTGCTAAGCCGGCCCCAGACCCCCCACAAGGACCAGACCCCGGCACAGGGGGACCCGGCTGCTGGGGACCCCCCTCGCAGAG ACTGCGCCGATGTGTTCACCTCTGGTTCCAACTCCAGCGGTCTCTACCGCCTCCGGCCCCGGGGCAGCCCGGCGCCGGTGCAAGCCTACTGCGACATGAgtgacgggggggggtggacgGTCGTACAGAGACGGATCGACGGCTCGGAGCTCTTCAACAG GTCGTGGACTGAGTATAAGAATGGCTTTGGAGACAAGTCTGAAGAGTTCTGGTTTGGAAACGACATCCTACATTACCTCACAGACCAAG GGAGCTACTCTGTGAGGATCAACCTGGGAGACTTTGAGGGCAGCCAAAGCTACGCTGAGTACAATGACTTCAAAGTGGGACCTGAGGAG AGCGACTACCTGCTGTCCTTCGGTGCCTACTCGGGCACGGCCGGAGACGCGCTGTCTGGCAACTACCGGACGGGCGTGTCACTTTGGGCCAGCCACCAGGGGGCGAAGTTCACCACGTACGACCGGGACAACGACAACCTCGCCTGGGGGAATTGTGCCCAAGAGGACAAGGGAGGCTGGTGGTTCAATCG GTGCCATTCAGCCCATCTTAACGGACTCTACTACCCGAGTGGTCCCTACAGCGCTGTCACTGACGACGGCATTGTATGGGTCACCTGGAGAGGCTGGTGGTATTCTCTCAAGACCACCGTCATGAAGCTGCGACCCGCTGACTTCAAAGAGGACCCCTCAACGACCTGA